A stretch of Dama dama isolate Ldn47 chromosome 22, ASM3311817v1, whole genome shotgun sequence DNA encodes these proteins:
- the TOMM22 gene encoding mitochondrial import receptor subunit TOM22 homolog yields the protein MAAAAAGPGAPLSPDELLPKGDAEKPEEELEEDDDEELDETLSERLWGLTEMFPERVRSAAGATFDLSLFVAQKMYRFSRAALWIGTTSFMILVLPVVFETEKLQMEQQQQLQQRQILLGPNTGLSGGMPGALPSLPGKI from the exons AtggctgccgccgccgccggccctgGGGCGCCCCTATCCCCGGACGAATTGCTTCCGAAAGGCGATGCCGAGAAGCCTGAGGAAGAGCTGGAGGAAGACGACGACGAGGAG CTAGATGAAACCCTATCGGAGAGACTGTGGGGTCTGACGGAGATGTTCCCGGAGAGGGTCCGGTCCGCGGCTGGAGCCACTTTTGATCTTTCCCTCTTCGTGGCTCAAAAAATGTACAG GTTTTCCAGGGCAGCCTTGTGGATTGGAACCACTTCCTTCATGATCCTGGTTCTTCCGGTCGTCTTTGAAACTGAGAAGTTGCAGATGgagcaacagcagcagctgcagcaacgGCAG ataCTTCTAGGGCCTAATACAGGGCTGTCAGGAGGAATGCCCGGGGCTCTACCTTCACTTCCTGGAAAAATCTAG
- the JOSD1 gene encoding josephin-1, producing the protein MSCVPWKGDKVKSESLELPQAAPPQIYHEKQRRELCALHALNNVFQDSNAFTRETLQEIFQRLSPNTMVTPHKKSMLGNGNYDVNVIMAALQTKGYEAVWWDKRRDVGAIALTNVMGFIMNLPSSLCWGPLKLPLKRQHWICVREVGGAYYNLDSKLKMPEWIGGESELRKFLKHHLRGKNCELLLVVPEEVEAHQSWRADV; encoded by the exons ATGAGTTGCGTGCCATGGAAAGGAGACAAGGTCAAATCTGAATCATTGGAGCTGCCCCAGGCAGCACCCCCACAAATCTACCATGAGAAACAGCGCAGGGAGCTCTGTGCTCTGCACGCCCTCAATAACGTCTTCCAGGACAGCAATGCCTTCACCCGGGAAACGCTACAAGAGATTTTCCAGAG GTTATCTCCAAACACCATGGTGACCCCCCACAAGAAGAGCATGCTGGGAAATGGGAACTACGATGTGAACGTCATTATGGCAGCACTTCAGACCAAAGGCTATGAAGCTGTTTGGTGGGACAAGCGCAG GGATGTCGGCGCCATTGCTCTCACAAACGTTATGGGCTTCATCATGAACCTGCCCTCCAGCCTGTGCTGGGGTCCCCTGAAGCTGCCACTCAAAAGGCAGCACTGGATCTGTGTTCGAGAGGTGGGAGGTGCCTACTACAACCTCGACTCCAAACTGAAGATGCCCGAATGGATTGGAGGCGAGAGCGAGCTCAG gaaatttttaaaacatcatttgcGAGGAAAGAACTGTGAACTCCTGCTGGTGGTACCAGAAGAGGTGGAGGCCCATCAGAGTTGGAGGGCTGATGTGTGA